In the genome of Kitasatospora cathayae, one region contains:
- a CDS encoding serine/threonine-protein kinase — protein MRPVGSKYLLEETLGRGATGTVWRGLVRQDVQAPGSEPGQQVAIKVLREELAADPDVVMRFLRERSLLLRLSHPNIVRVRDLVVEGELLALVMDLVEGPDLARYLRANGPFSPIAGSLLMAQVADALAASHADGIVHRDLKPANVLLASTVVQGTEQMHPMLTDFGIARLADSPGVTRTQEFVGTPAYVAPESAEGRPQTSAVDVYGAGIMLYELVTGRQPFQGDSALAVLQAHLAQEPQRPSTMPEPLWTVIERCLRKDPAHRPSATALARALRVVAAGVGVHASPAAVDEALAVGALLLPDPQPTAVPGTVPAVPGGPAGTEDRTQVLPPAPGAPQYDPAAATRVMGTQSPPAPPYGSQDRTQVMPPTAVPPPPPAGPPAPQEEAPHPWQTQLRAARDRNQQTQVGYFGPEDFEDPQVAPPPYQAGQGGSGQQPPAGYRPDPRRQGPPPGYAQRPPVAPPPYQTGQAGQRGQGAPGTQGARGGYRQAPAGYGQPQGGYPPPSPPAPAARRAEPPAPQYREPPQRREEPPAPPRREPAPPRERRPRSRNRMYIPGLGCLKGCLMVLLVLALAGVALWNFTPLPHYWDNVVGWWDSARDWVNSVFGK, from the coding sequence GTGCGGCCAGTCGGCAGCAAGTATCTGCTTGAGGAGACCCTGGGGCGGGGTGCCACCGGGACGGTCTGGCGCGGCCTGGTGCGCCAGGACGTCCAGGCACCGGGCAGCGAGCCCGGGCAGCAGGTGGCGATCAAGGTGCTGCGCGAGGAACTGGCGGCCGATCCGGACGTCGTGATGCGCTTCCTGCGCGAGCGCTCGCTGCTGCTGCGGCTGAGCCACCCGAACATCGTCCGGGTCCGCGACCTGGTCGTCGAGGGCGAGCTGCTGGCCCTGGTGATGGACCTGGTGGAGGGCCCCGACCTGGCCCGCTACCTGCGCGCCAACGGCCCGTTCAGCCCGATCGCCGGCTCCCTGCTGATGGCCCAGGTCGCGGACGCGCTGGCGGCCAGCCACGCCGACGGGATCGTCCACCGCGACCTCAAGCCGGCCAACGTGCTGCTCGCCTCCACCGTGGTGCAGGGCACCGAGCAGATGCACCCGATGCTGACCGACTTCGGCATCGCCCGGCTGGCCGACTCCCCGGGCGTCACCCGCACCCAGGAGTTCGTCGGCACCCCCGCGTACGTCGCGCCGGAGTCCGCCGAGGGCCGCCCGCAGACCTCCGCGGTGGACGTCTACGGCGCCGGGATCATGCTGTACGAGCTGGTCACCGGCCGCCAGCCGTTCCAGGGTGACAGCGCCCTGGCCGTGCTCCAGGCCCATCTGGCGCAGGAGCCGCAGCGGCCCAGCACCATGCCCGAGCCGCTGTGGACGGTGATCGAGCGCTGCCTGCGCAAGGACCCGGCGCACCGGCCGAGCGCCACCGCGCTGGCCCGCGCGCTGCGGGTGGTCGCGGCCGGGGTCGGGGTGCACGCCTCCCCGGCGGCGGTGGACGAGGCGCTGGCGGTCGGCGCCCTGCTGCTGCCGGACCCGCAGCCGACCGCCGTCCCGGGCACCGTGCCCGCCGTACCCGGCGGACCGGCCGGGACCGAGGACCGCACCCAGGTGCTGCCCCCGGCCCCGGGCGCCCCGCAGTACGACCCGGCCGCGGCGACCCGGGTGATGGGCACCCAGTCGCCGCCCGCGCCGCCGTACGGCAGCCAGGACCGCACCCAGGTGATGCCGCCGACCGCCGTGCCGCCGCCCCCGCCCGCCGGGCCGCCCGCACCGCAGGAGGAGGCGCCGCATCCGTGGCAGACCCAGCTGCGGGCGGCGCGCGACCGCAACCAGCAGACCCAGGTCGGCTACTTCGGCCCGGAGGACTTCGAGGACCCCCAGGTCGCCCCGCCGCCCTACCAGGCAGGGCAGGGCGGCTCGGGCCAGCAGCCGCCGGCCGGCTACCGCCCGGACCCGCGCCGCCAGGGGCCGCCGCCCGGCTACGCCCAGCGCCCGCCGGTCGCCCCGCCGCCCTACCAGACAGGCCAGGCAGGCCAGCGCGGTCAGGGCGCCCCGGGCACCCAGGGCGCGCGGGGCGGCTACCGGCAGGCCCCGGCCGGCTACGGCCAGCCGCAGGGCGGCTACCCGCCGCCGTCCCCGCCCGCTCCGGCGGCGCGCCGGGCCGAGCCGCCCGCGCCGCAGTACCGGGAGCCCCCGCAGCGCCGCGAGGAGCCGCCCGCGCCGCCGCGCCGGGAGCCCGCCCCGCCGCGCGAGCGGCGTCCGCGCAGCCGCAACCGGATGTACATCCCGGGGCTGGGCTGCCTCAAGGGCTGCCTGATGGTGCTGCTGGTGCTGGCACTGGCCGGGGTGGCGTTGTGGAACTTCACGCCGCTGCCGCACTACTGGGACAACGTCGTGGGCTGGTGGGACTCGGCGCGGGACTGGGTGAACAGCGTCTTCGGCAAATAG
- a CDS encoding serine/threonine-protein kinase, which translates to MARKIGSRYTVHQVIGRGSAGTVWLGEGPDGPVAVKLLREDLAADQVLVGRFVQERTALTSLDHPRVVGVRDMVVDGSDLALVMELVQGTDLRSRLERDGALPPQTAASIIADVADGLAAAHAAGIVHRDVKPENVLLDLAAAPGPGGAPRAKLTDFGVARLVDAPRRTRATRIIGTPDYLAPEIIEGLEPRAAVDIYALATVLYELLAGFTPFGGGHTGAVLRRHVTEQVPPIPGLPDGLWRIISECLAKAPASRLRAAELAARLREQLPSLAGLPVLAVPSQGRAPAEEQLTPGEAVYAEVDAGPGIHKRRRGPAVPLVPGAAPDSTRDTHTSLRRPSAEELAAYAAESRAQRAAPGHRRDRAALLRRRRLLAVVLATVLLLAGAAAAWTAFAATGPGTGQPARPAVHSTAPRAP; encoded by the coding sequence TTGGCACGCAAGATCGGCAGCCGGTACACCGTCCACCAGGTGATCGGCCGGGGTTCGGCCGGGACGGTCTGGCTCGGTGAGGGGCCCGACGGCCCGGTGGCGGTCAAGCTGCTGCGCGAGGACCTCGCCGCCGACCAGGTGCTGGTCGGCCGCTTCGTCCAGGAGCGCACCGCGCTGACCAGCCTCGACCACCCCCGGGTGGTCGGCGTGCGCGACATGGTCGTGGACGGCAGCGACCTCGCCCTGGTGATGGAGCTGGTCCAGGGCACCGACCTGCGCTCCCGGCTGGAGCGGGACGGCGCCCTCCCGCCGCAGACCGCCGCCTCGATCATCGCCGACGTCGCCGACGGCCTCGCGGCCGCGCACGCGGCCGGGATCGTCCACCGCGACGTCAAGCCGGAGAACGTCCTGCTCGACCTCGCCGCCGCCCCCGGCCCCGGCGGCGCCCCGCGCGCCAAGCTCACCGACTTCGGCGTGGCCCGCCTGGTCGACGCCCCGCGCCGCACCCGGGCCACCCGGATCATCGGCACCCCCGACTACCTCGCCCCCGAGATCATCGAGGGCCTGGAGCCGCGCGCCGCCGTCGACATCTACGCCCTCGCCACCGTGCTGTACGAGCTGCTGGCCGGCTTCACCCCGTTCGGCGGGGGCCACACCGGCGCGGTGCTGCGCCGGCACGTCACCGAACAGGTGCCACCGATCCCCGGCCTGCCGGACGGGCTGTGGCGGATCATCTCCGAGTGCCTGGCCAAGGCCCCCGCCTCCCGGCTGCGCGCCGCCGAGCTGGCCGCCCGGCTGCGCGAGCAGCTGCCCTCGCTGGCCGGGCTCCCGGTGCTGGCCGTGCCGTCCCAGGGCCGGGCACCGGCCGAGGAGCAGCTGACCCCCGGCGAGGCCGTCTACGCCGAGGTCGACGCCGGCCCGGGCATCCACAAGCGCCGCCGCGGCCCGGCCGTCCCGCTGGTGCCCGGCGCCGCCCCGGACTCCACCCGGGACACCCACACCAGCCTGCGCCGCCCCTCGGCGGAGGAGCTGGCCGCGTACGCCGCCGAGTCCCGCGCCCAGCGGGCCGCCCCGGGCCACCGCCGGGACCGCGCGGCCCTGCTGCGCCGCCGTCGGCTGCTGGCCGTCGTGCTGGCGACCGTGCTGCTGCTGGCGGGCGCCGCCGCGGCCTGGACGGCCTTCGCGGCCACCGGGCCGGGCACCGGCCAGCCGGCCCGCCCGGCCGTGCACAGCACCGCCCCGCGGGCTCCCTAG
- the prfB gene encoding peptide chain release factor 2 has translation MAAVDPSEELKNLDTTMGSIEAVLDLDKIRADIAVLEEEAAAPTLWDDVANAQKVTSRLSFLQGELRRVESLRGRIDDLGVLFELAEAEDDADTRAEAEAELVSLQKAVEELEVRTLLSGEYDAREALINIRAEAGGVDAADFAEQLMRMYLRWAERHGYPTEVYDTSYAEEAGIKSATFTVKAPYAYGTLSVEQGTHRLVRISPFDNQGRRQTSFAGVEVLPVVEQSDHVDIDEGDLRVDVYRASGPGGQGVNTTDSAVRITHLPTGIVVSCQNERSQIQNKASAMNVLQAKLLERRRQEEKAAMDALKDSGSSWGNQMRSYVLHPYQMVKDVRTAFEAGNPQAVLDGDIDGFIEAGIRWRKQRETANEA, from the coding sequence GTGGCAGCCGTCGATCCTTCCGAAGAGCTCAAGAACCTCGATACGACCATGGGGTCGATCGAGGCCGTCCTCGACCTGGACAAGATCCGGGCCGACATCGCGGTCCTGGAGGAGGAGGCAGCCGCCCCCACCCTGTGGGACGACGTCGCGAACGCGCAGAAGGTGACCAGTCGGCTCTCCTTCCTCCAGGGCGAACTGCGCCGCGTCGAGAGCCTGCGCGGGCGCATCGACGACCTGGGCGTGCTGTTCGAGCTCGCCGAGGCCGAGGACGACGCGGACACCCGCGCCGAGGCCGAGGCCGAGCTGGTCTCGCTCCAGAAGGCCGTCGAGGAGCTGGAGGTCCGCACCCTCCTCTCCGGCGAGTACGACGCCCGCGAGGCGCTGATCAACATCCGTGCCGAGGCCGGTGGCGTGGACGCCGCCGACTTCGCCGAGCAGCTGATGCGCATGTACCTGCGCTGGGCCGAGCGGCACGGGTACCCCACCGAGGTGTACGACACCTCGTACGCCGAAGAGGCCGGCATCAAGTCCGCGACCTTCACCGTGAAGGCCCCGTACGCCTACGGCACCCTCTCGGTCGAGCAGGGCACCCACCGCCTGGTCCGCATCTCGCCGTTCGACAACCAGGGCCGTCGGCAGACCTCCTTCGCCGGCGTCGAGGTGCTCCCGGTCGTCGAGCAGTCCGACCACGTCGACATCGACGAGGGCGACCTGCGGGTGGACGTCTACCGCGCCTCCGGCCCCGGTGGCCAGGGCGTCAACACCACCGACTCGGCGGTGCGCATCACCCACCTCCCGACCGGCATCGTGGTCTCCTGCCAGAACGAGCGCTCGCAGATCCAGAACAAGGCGTCCGCGATGAACGTCCTCCAGGCCAAGCTGCTCGAGCGGCGCCGGCAGGAGGAGAAGGCCGCGATGGACGCGCTGAAGGACAGCGGCAGCTCCTGGGGCAACCAGATGCGCTCCTACGTGCTGCACCCGTACCAGATGGTCAAGGACGTCCGCACCGCGTTCGAGGCGGGCAACCCGCAGGCGGTCCTGGACGGCGACATCGACGGCTTCATCGAGGCCGGCATCCGCTGGCGCAAGCAGCGGGAGACCGCGAACGAGGCGTGA
- the ftsE gene encoding cell division ATP-binding protein FtsE codes for MIRFDNVSKTYPKQNRPALDNVSLEIEKGEFVFLVGSSGSGKSTFLRLCLREERPSTGAVHVLGKDLGKLSNWKVPHMRRQLGTVFQDFRLLPNKTVAQNVAFALEVIGKPKSAINKVVPEVLELVGLGGKEDRMPGELSGGEQQRVAIARAFVNRPMLLIADEPTGNLDPQNSVGIMKLLDRINRTGTTVLMATHDQAIVDQMRKRVIELDKGLLVRDQARGVYGYQH; via the coding sequence GTGATCAGATTCGACAACGTCTCCAAGACCTATCCCAAGCAGAACCGTCCCGCCCTGGACAACGTCTCGCTGGAGATCGAGAAGGGTGAGTTCGTCTTCCTGGTCGGCTCGTCCGGCTCGGGAAAGTCCACCTTCCTGCGACTGTGCCTGCGCGAGGAGCGCCCCTCCACGGGCGCCGTGCACGTGCTGGGCAAGGACCTGGGCAAGCTGTCCAACTGGAAGGTGCCGCACATGCGCCGCCAGCTGGGCACCGTCTTCCAGGACTTCCGCCTGCTGCCGAACAAGACGGTCGCGCAGAACGTCGCCTTCGCGCTGGAGGTGATCGGCAAGCCCAAGAGCGCCATCAACAAGGTGGTGCCCGAGGTGCTGGAGCTGGTCGGCCTCGGCGGCAAGGAGGACCGCATGCCGGGCGAGCTGTCCGGTGGCGAGCAGCAGCGCGTGGCGATCGCCCGGGCGTTCGTGAACCGTCCGATGCTGCTGATCGCGGACGAGCCGACCGGCAACCTCGACCCGCAGAACTCGGTCGGCATCATGAAGCTGCTCGACCGGATCAACCGCACCGGCACCACGGTGCTGATGGCCACCCACGACCAGGCCATCGTCGACCAGATGCGCAAGCGAGTCATCGAACTCGACAAGGGGCTGCTCGTCCGCGACCAGGCCCGCGGCGTCTACGGGTACCAGCACTGA
- the ftsX gene encoding permease-like cell division protein FtsX: MRAQFVLSEIGVGLRRNLTMTIAVVVSVALSLALAGSSLLVRDQVNSMKGYWYDKVEVSIYFCTKADARNSPQCDKGAATDQQVKDIKDQLDKMSSVVQSSTYESSPEAYKHWKEMNPDNPLISVLGPDAMPQSWRVKLNDPTKYDVIQSAFAGKPGVKSVEDQRKILENLFGLLNGLQTAAFVIMVLMLFVALLLIVNTVRVSAYSRRRETGIMRLVGASNFYVQMPFIAEAAFSALLGAALASGLLIGGHFFVQNWLADRVQFIHFIGLGSVLAVIPLLVVVGMGMAGIAAFFTLRKYLKV, translated from the coding sequence ATGCGTGCCCAGTTCGTCCTGTCGGAGATCGGTGTGGGTCTCCGACGCAATCTGACCATGACCATCGCGGTCGTGGTCAGCGTCGCGCTCTCCCTCGCCCTCGCCGGTTCCTCGCTCCTGGTCCGCGACCAGGTGAACTCCATGAAGGGGTACTGGTACGACAAGGTCGAGGTGAGCATCTACTTCTGCACCAAGGCGGACGCCCGCAACTCGCCGCAGTGCGACAAGGGCGCGGCCACCGACCAGCAGGTCAAGGACATCAAGGACCAGCTGGACAAGATGAGTTCGGTGGTCCAGTCGTCCACCTACGAGAGCTCCCCCGAGGCGTACAAGCACTGGAAGGAGATGAACCCGGACAACCCGCTCATCTCCGTCCTGGGCCCGGACGCCATGCCGCAGTCCTGGCGGGTGAAGCTCAACGACCCGACCAAGTACGACGTCATCCAGAGCGCCTTCGCGGGCAAGCCCGGCGTCAAGTCGGTCGAGGACCAGCGGAAGATCCTGGAGAACCTGTTCGGCCTGCTCAACGGCCTGCAGACGGCGGCGTTCGTGATCATGGTGCTGATGCTCTTCGTCGCGTTGCTGCTGATCGTCAACACCGTCCGGGTGTCGGCGTACAGCAGGCGGCGCGAGACCGGCATCATGCGCCTGGTCGGTGCCTCGAACTTCTACGTCCAGATGCCGTTCATCGCCGAGGCCGCGTTCTCCGCGCTGCTCGGCGCGGCGCTGGCGTCCGGTCTGCTGATCGGCGGGCACTTCTTCGTCCAGAACTGGCTGGCCGACCGGGTGCAGTTCATCCACTTCATCGGCCTCGGCTCGGTGCTGGCGGTGATCCCGCTGCTGGTCGTGGTCGGTATGGGCATGGCCGGCATCGCGGCGTTCTTCACGCTGCGCAAGTACCTCAAGGTCTGA
- a CDS encoding S41 family peptidase, with translation MLQTPRRARQVAALSLVFGAVLLAGAATGAWGDPPRRAAADPAPAAAGLPTDPAGKALSEQQAEHLLAAGGDRWGAYYSAQEYAEFSQGLDGRYPGVGLSVGRGEDGVTEVSQVTPAGPAAQAGIAAGDRLLRIGPDQADRLPVTEVVARLRGQGDERRPGSEVTLAVQRGDGQVRELRLRRVLLDSRQVTTEHLDRGVLRITVRAFTSGVADQVRAALRAPHTGVVLDLRGNSGGLVDEAVGTAGSFLDGGPVGSYQERGETRELTAPPGGDRRTPLVVLVDGGTMSAAELLAGALQDRSRAVVVGSRTFGKGTVQQPSRLADGAVLEMTVGRYHTPAGRSLDGTGLTPDVPAAAGEDADALALRVLAGLGTQS, from the coding sequence ATGCTGCAAACTCCGCGCAGGGCGCGTCAGGTCGCCGCCCTCAGCCTGGTGTTCGGCGCCGTGCTGCTGGCCGGCGCCGCGACCGGCGCCTGGGGCGACCCGCCGCGCCGCGCCGCCGCCGACCCCGCCCCGGCCGCCGCCGGGCTGCCGACGGACCCGGCCGGCAAGGCGCTGTCCGAGCAGCAGGCCGAGCACCTGCTCGCGGCCGGCGGGGACCGCTGGGGCGCGTACTACAGCGCCCAGGAGTACGCCGAGTTCAGCCAGGGCCTGGACGGCCGCTACCCCGGCGTCGGACTGTCCGTCGGCCGCGGTGAGGACGGCGTCACCGAGGTCTCCCAGGTCACCCCGGCCGGACCGGCCGCCCAGGCCGGGATCGCCGCCGGCGACCGGCTGCTGCGGATCGGCCCGGACCAGGCCGACCGGCTGCCGGTCACCGAGGTGGTGGCCCGGCTGCGCGGGCAGGGCGACGAGCGCCGGCCCGGCTCCGAGGTCACCCTGGCCGTGCAGCGCGGCGACGGGCAGGTGCGCGAACTGCGGCTGAGGCGGGTGCTGCTGGACAGCCGGCAGGTCACCACCGAACACCTGGACCGGGGCGTGCTGCGGATCACCGTCCGGGCCTTCACCAGCGGCGTGGCCGACCAGGTGCGCGCCGCGCTGCGCGCCCCGCACACCGGTGTGGTGCTCGATCTGCGCGGCAACTCCGGCGGATTGGTGGACGAGGCGGTCGGCACCGCCGGGAGCTTCCTGGACGGCGGACCGGTCGGCTCCTACCAGGAGCGCGGCGAGACGCGGGAGTTGACCGCCCCGCCCGGCGGCGACCGGCGCACCCCGCTGGTGGTGCTGGTGGACGGCGGCACGATGAGCGCCGCCGAACTGCTCGCCGGCGCCCTCCAGGACCGCAGCCGCGCCGTGGTGGTGGGCTCGCGGACCTTCGGCAAGGGCACCGTCCAGCAGCCCAGCAGACTGGCCGACGGCGCCGTGCTGGAGATGACCGTCGGCCGCTACCACACCCCGGCCGGGCGCTCGCTGGACGGCACCGGCCTGACCCCGGACGTCCCGGCCGCCGCGGGAGAGGACGCCGACGCGCTGGCCCTGCGGGTCCTCGCCGGGCTGGGGACCCAGTCCTGA
- the smpB gene encoding SsrA-binding protein SmpB — MAKETGQKLIAQNKKARHEYTILDTYECGLVLTGTEVKSLREGRANLVDGYAYVQNHEAWIDNVFIPEYTQGTWTNHAARRKRKLLLHKLEIRKIETKVRDAGHTLVPLSLYFKDGRVKLELALAVGKKLYDKRQTLREKQDTREAARAVAAARRRQR, encoded by the coding sequence ATGGCAAAGGAAACCGGACAGAAGCTGATCGCGCAGAACAAGAAGGCGCGACACGAGTACACGATCCTCGACACCTACGAGTGCGGCCTCGTCCTCACCGGCACCGAGGTCAAGTCGCTGCGCGAGGGGCGGGCCAACCTGGTCGACGGCTACGCGTACGTCCAGAACCACGAGGCGTGGATCGACAACGTCTTCATCCCCGAGTACACCCAGGGGACGTGGACCAACCACGCGGCCCGGCGCAAGCGCAAGCTGCTGCTGCACAAGCTGGAGATCCGCAAGATCGAGACCAAGGTCCGCGACGCGGGCCACACCCTGGTCCCGCTGTCGCTGTACTTCAAGGACGGCCGGGTCAAGCTGGAGCTCGCGCTCGCGGTCGGCAAGAAGCTGTACGACAAGCGCCAGACGCTGCGCGAGAAGCAGGACACCCGCGAGGCGGCCCGCGCGGTGGCGGCGGCCCGGCGGCGCCAGCGTTAA
- a CDS encoding HelD family protein yields MQSNTDTTPTADHETVRAREIAGEQQHLDTVYHRLEEKLAEAEYILEDAAKRVQVGTPGALAERDAQVYRAGAHLQRLNNEFEDFLFGRIDLQQADAPEEHGIPSNTPLDPADPAVAETLHIGRLGVLDAEYGPLVIDWRAPAAAPFYRATPVEPGRVIRRRVIRSKGRKVIGVEDDLLRPDLTPTLDGRELAVVGDGALMASLGRARSHSMRDIVSSIQKEQDEVIRAAAAGATLVTGGPGTGKTAVALHRAAYLLYQDRRRYAGGILVVSPTPLLVSYTEGVLPSLGEEGQVAIRAVGSLVDGIEAGTYDTPEAARVKGSARMVQLLRRAARAALELGAPQELKVVARGEVLKLDAGRLRAVRGNVVGSGGTPLNLLRPRARRLLLDALWQEATRHLPKPTDHYAREQRQEEKESFDEYVSDEPSFLDFLDAWWPALSPRRVLGTLKQTRHTNRIARRAVTPDEAKLLAASWRHLSPEGEGALSAHDVALVDELQVLLGEPARPKVREVDAVDLLSGLEEVTTFADRSSRQRDRQPVERKEYAHVIVDEAQDLTPMQWRMIGRRSRMATWTIVGDPAQSSWPFPQEAQAALDEVLAGKPRRRFTLTVNYRNPAEIAEVAAKVLALAAPGTPSPSAVRHVGVEPRFAAVTDPAPEAFGKAARAELEHLLGEVDGTVAIVVPMDRRAEAAGWAEGLGERVVALGSLEAKGLEYDATVVADPTGIAGESEAGLRVLYVALTRATQRLTVLSGPDDLPDAAGVPALLHG; encoded by the coding sequence ATGCAGAGCAACACGGACACCACCCCCACCGCCGATCACGAGACCGTCCGCGCGCGCGAGATCGCCGGTGAGCAGCAGCACCTCGACACGGTCTACCACCGGCTGGAGGAGAAGCTCGCCGAGGCCGAGTACATCCTCGAGGACGCCGCCAAGCGGGTCCAGGTCGGCACCCCCGGCGCCCTCGCCGAACGCGACGCCCAGGTCTACCGGGCCGGCGCGCACCTCCAGCGCCTCAACAACGAGTTCGAGGACTTCCTCTTCGGCCGGATCGACCTCCAGCAGGCGGATGCCCCGGAGGAGCACGGCATCCCGTCCAACACCCCGCTCGACCCGGCCGACCCGGCCGTCGCCGAAACCCTCCACATCGGCCGCCTGGGCGTGCTGGACGCCGAGTACGGCCCGCTGGTGATCGACTGGCGGGCGCCCGCCGCCGCGCCGTTCTACCGCGCCACCCCCGTGGAGCCGGGCCGGGTGATCCGCCGCCGGGTGATCCGCTCCAAGGGCCGCAAGGTGATCGGCGTCGAGGACGACCTGCTGCGCCCCGACCTCACCCCGACCCTGGACGGCCGGGAGCTCGCCGTGGTCGGTGACGGCGCGCTGATGGCCTCGCTCGGCCGCGCCCGCAGCCACTCGATGCGCGACATCGTCTCCTCGATCCAGAAGGAGCAGGACGAGGTGATCCGCGCCGCCGCGGCCGGCGCCACGCTCGTCACCGGCGGACCCGGCACCGGCAAGACCGCCGTCGCCCTGCACCGCGCCGCGTACCTGCTCTACCAGGACCGCCGCCGCTACGCCGGGGGCATCCTGGTGGTCTCGCCCACCCCGCTGCTGGTCTCCTACACCGAGGGCGTGCTGCCCTCGCTCGGTGAGGAGGGCCAGGTCGCCATCCGCGCCGTCGGCTCGCTGGTGGACGGCATCGAGGCGGGCACCTACGACACCCCGGAGGCTGCCCGGGTCAAGGGTTCGGCCCGGATGGTGCAGCTGCTGCGCCGGGCCGCCCGGGCGGCGCTGGAGCTGGGCGCCCCGCAGGAGCTCAAGGTGGTGGCCCGCGGCGAGGTGCTGAAGCTGGACGCGGGCCGGCTGCGGGCCGTCCGCGGCAACGTGGTGGGCTCCGGCGGCACCCCGCTGAACCTGCTGCGCCCGCGCGCCCGCCGACTGCTGCTGGACGCCCTGTGGCAGGAGGCCACCCGGCACCTGCCCAAGCCCACCGACCACTACGCCCGGGAGCAGCGCCAGGAGGAGAAGGAGTCCTTCGACGAGTACGTCTCGGACGAGCCGTCGTTCCTGGACTTCCTGGACGCCTGGTGGCCGGCCCTGAGCCCGCGCCGGGTGCTCGGCACGCTCAAGCAGACCCGGCACACCAACCGGATCGCCCGGCGCGCCGTCACCCCGGACGAGGCGAAGCTGCTGGCCGCCTCCTGGCGCCACCTGTCCCCGGAGGGCGAGGGCGCGCTGTCGGCGCACGACGTGGCGCTGGTGGACGAGCTGCAGGTGCTGCTCGGCGAGCCGGCCCGCCCGAAGGTCCGCGAGGTGGACGCGGTGGACCTGCTGAGCGGCCTGGAGGAGGTCACCACCTTCGCCGACCGCAGCTCCCGCCAGCGCGACCGCCAGCCGGTGGAGCGCAAGGAGTACGCCCACGTGATCGTGGACGAGGCCCAGGACCTCACCCCGATGCAGTGGCGGATGATCGGCCGCCGGTCCCGGATGGCCACCTGGACCATCGTCGGCGACCCGGCGCAGTCCTCCTGGCCGTTCCCGCAGGAGGCCCAGGCCGCGCTGGACGAGGTGCTGGCCGGCAAGCCGCGCCGCCGCTTCACGCTGACCGTCAACTACCGCAACCCGGCCGAGATCGCCGAGGTCGCGGCCAAGGTGCTGGCGCTGGCCGCGCCGGGCACGCCCTCGCCGAGCGCGGTGCGCCACGTCGGCGTGGAGCCGCGCTTCGCGGCGGTCACCGACCCGGCGCCGGAGGCCTTCGGCAAGGCCGCCCGGGCCGAGCTGGAGCACCTGCTGGGCGAGGTGGACGGCACCGTGGCGATCGTGGTGCCGATGGACCGCCGGGCCGAGGCGGCGGGCTGGGCCGAGGGCCTGGGCGAGCGCGTGGTGGCGCTGGGCAGCCTGGAGGCCAAGGGCCTGGAGTACGACGCGACGGTGGTCGCCGACCCGACCGGCATCGCCGGCGAGTCGGAGGCCGGCCTGCGGGTGCTGTACGTGGCGCTGACCCGGGCGACCCAGCGGCTGACCGTGCTGTCCGGCCCGGACGACCTGCCGGACGCGGCGGGGGTGCCCGCGCTGCTGCACGGCTGA